From Pyrenophora tritici-repentis strain M4 chromosome 1, whole genome shotgun sequence, the proteins below share one genomic window:
- a CDS encoding CcmA, ABC-type multidrug transport system, ATPase component, with translation MASNDATPGLSHLPGGWIETPADPSRQQSYIGSQQQTHNDPAASYPHNGTSAHHTVSQNYYSAGDAGLSSASSNSTAVASTDAQTSRNITNGHQLQDRVTQGGVTTERTRSNGYIYETSGGPVEQQVELEHDTSDSELEGEPTATKKSGTATRPSFNSKNSRLMTEEDLFRALSRRRTSQSNGLSKTNTGATGHSPDEEDEINNLMSKMFGRTRQEASEEEKTRHQGVIFKHLTVKGMGLGAALQPSVGALFLDPVRFTKNLLTKGPRQAAGKPPVRTILDDFSGCIRPGEMVLVLGRPGSGCSTFLKMIGNQRYGFEEITGKVSYGGTDADEMAKKYRSEVLYNPEDDLHYATLKVKDTLKFALKTRTPGKESRKEGESRNDYVNEFLRVVTKLFWIEHTLGTKVGNELIRGVSGGEKKRVSIAEAMITKASVQSWDNSTRGLDASTALEYVQSLRSLTNMAQISCAIALYQAGESLYDLFDKVLLIHEGRCCYFGPTEKAADYFKSLGFVKPDRWTTSDFLTSVTDEHERQVKEGWEDRIPRTGAAFGEAFANSEQANNNFADIEEFEKETKRQAEQRHEARTKATKKKNFTISFPEQVMACTKRQFLVMVGDPQSLVGKWGGIFFQALIVGSLFYNLPNNAQGVFPRGGVIFFMLLFNALLALAELTAAFESRPILLKHASFSFYRPAAYAIAQTVIDVPLVLIQVIIFDVVVYFMANLSRTASQFFISVLFLWIITMTMYAFFRAIGSLVGSLDVATRITGVAVQALVVYTGYLIPPRKMHPWFSWLRWVNPIQYGFEGLLTNEFYNLEIDCVPPFIAPQVPNAQEQYQSCAIQGNRPGSLTVAGSDYIAAAYGYSRTHLWRNFGLICAFFLFFVALTAFGMEIQKPNKGGGAVTIYKRGQVPKTIEKEMETKTLPKDEESGNKEAVTEKHSSSDNDESDKTVEGVAKNETIFTFQDITYTIPYEKGERTLLSGVQGFVKPGKLTALMGASGAGKTTLLNTLAQRINFGVVRGDFLVDGKPLPHSFQRSTGFAEQMDVHESTATVREALQFSARLRQPKEVPIEEKYEYVEKIIDLLEMRDIAGAAIGTTGNGLNQEQRKRLTIGVELASKPELLMFLDEPTSGLDSGAAFNIVRFLHKLADAGQAILCTIHQPSAVLFEHFDQLLLLKSGGRTVYFGDLGHDSQKLIGYLQDNGAEKCPPNTNPAEYMLEVIGAGNPDYKGKDWADVWEKSSENGKLTQEIQEIITNRRNAAKNEEARDDREYAMPYPQQWLTVVKRSFVAIWRDPPYVQGMVMLHIITGLFNGFTFWNLGQSQIDMQSRLFSVFMTLTIAPPLIQQLQPRFISVRGIYESREGSAKIYAWTAMVWGTILSELPYRIVSGTIYWCCWYFPPGFPRDTYTVASVWLFVMLFEIFYLGFGQAIASFAPNELLASLLVPLFFTFIVSFCGVVVPYASLPSFWQSWMYWLTPFKYLLEGFLALLVEGQVIRCDSRELAIFPPPPGQSCQTYAGQFARQSGGYVETQPDGNCGFCQYATGEAFAASFNVFPRYIWRDFGIMWAYIFFNFAVVFVCTWLYLGGLRQMKTFFSPAARKQKKEMKSKQGGDAA, from the exons ATGGCTTCAAACGATGCAACTCCCGGTCTATCTCATCTTCCTGGGGGGTGGATAGAGACGCCTGCAGACCCTAGTCGCCAACAGTCATATATCGGATCACAACAACAAACACATAATGATCCTGCCGCTTCATACCCACACAATGGGACTAGTGCACACCATACCGTCAGCCAGAATTACTACAGTGCAGGTGATGCGGGTTTATCTTCAGCGTCAAGCAACTCCACTGCGGTAGCGTCAACGGACGCGCAGACATCGCGGAATATCACCAACGGACACCAGTTGCAAGACAGAGTCACTCAGGGTGGTGTTACGACCGAGCGTACTCGCAGTAACGGCTATATCTATGAGACGTCAGGAGGGCCTGTCGAGCAGCAGGTGGAACTGGAACATGACACATCTGACTCTGAGCTTGAAGGAGAGCCAACAGCGACTAAGAAGAGCGGAACTGCGACAAGACCAAGCTTCAACTCAAAGAACTCGAGACTTATGACGGAAGAGGACTTGTTTCGTGCGTTGTCTAGACGTAGAACGAGCCAGAGCAATGGCTTGAGCAAGACCAACACTGGTGCGACAGGACACAGTCCCGATGAGGAGGATGAAATCAACAACCTCATGTCGAAGATGTTTGGGCGTACGAGACAGGAGGCATCAGAAGAGGAGAAAACCAGACATCAAGGTGTGATCTTCAAGCACCTGACGGTCAAGGGTATGGGTCTCGGTGCAGCATTGCAGCCAAGTGTTGGCGCATTGTTCCTGGATCCGGTCAGATTTACCAAGAACCTCCTCACCAAAGGACCGCGCCAGGCTGCTGGCAAGCCTCCAGTACGCACCATCCTAGATGACTTCTCTGGTTGCATACGACCTGGAGAAATGGTACTTGTTCTTGG GCGCCCGGGTTCTGGATGTTCGACTTTCCTCAAAATGATCGGCAATCAGCGATACGGCTTCGAGGAGATCACGGGCAAGGTCTCTTACGGGGGCACCGATGCGGACGAGATGGCCAAGAAGTACCGAAGCGAGGTGCTCTACAACCCGGAGGATGATCTACACTATGCGACACTGAAAGTCAAAGACACACTGAAGTTTGCTTTGAAGACAAGAACCCCAGGTAAAGAGTCAAGAAAGGAGGGCGAGTCTCGAAATGATTACGTCAATGAGTTCCTACGCGTAGTAACCAAGCTTTTCTGGATCGAGCACACACTTGGCACGAAGGTCGGAAATGAGCTCATCCGCGGTGTATCTGGCGGTGAAAAGAAGCGTGTTTCGATCGCAGAGGCCATGATAACCAAAGCTTCAGTTCAGA GCTGGGACAATTCTACACGGGGTCTCGACGCTAGTACCGCTCTAGAATACGTCCAGAGCTTGCGGTCTCTAACCAACATGGCTCAGATCTCGTGTGCAATCGCTTTGTATCAGGCTGGAGAGTCTTTGTATGATCTCTTTGACAAAGTCCTTCTGATCCACGAGGGACGATGCTGCTACTTCGGACCCACCGAGAAAGCTGCCGACTACTTCAAGAGTCTCGGCTTTGTCAAACCTGACCGCTGGACTACCAGTGACTTCCTGACATCTGTCACAGATGAACACGAAAGACAAGTCAAGGAAGGGTGGGAGGATCGTATCCCACGCACAGGTGCAGCCTTTGGAGAAGCCTTCGCCAATAGCGAACAAGCTAATAACAACTTTGCGGATATCGAAGAGTTTGAGAAGGAAACCAAACGTCAGGCTGAACAACGTCACGAGGCACGCACCAAAGCTACCAAGAAAAAGAACTTCACTATATCATTCCCGGAGCAAGTCATGGCATGTACAAAGCGCCAGTTCCTCGTAATGGTTGGCGATCCGCAGTCCCTGGTTGGCAAGTGGGGTGGCATTTTCTTCCAGGCTCTCATTGTCGGATCCCTTTTCTACAACCTCCCAAACAACGCCCAGGGTGTGTTTCCCCGTGGAGGTGTGATATTCTTCATGTTATTGTTCAACGCTCTCCTCGCACTCGCAGAACTCACAGCTGCATTCGAGTCCAGGCCAATTCTCCTAAAGCACGCATCATTCTCCTTCTATCGACCAGCAGCTTACGCCATTGCGCAAACCGTCATCGATGTGCCGCTTGTGCTTATCCAGGTCATCATCTTCGACGTTGTGGTATATTTCATGGCCAACTTGTCACGAACCGCCTCTCAATTTTTCATTTCTGTTCTCTTCTTGTGGATCATTACAATGACCATGTATGCCTTTTTCAGGGCTATAGGGTCATTGGTCGGGTCTCTGGACGTTGCAACTCGGATTACTGGTGTCGCTGTTCAGGCATTAGTAGTATACACTGGCTACCTGATCCCTCCTCGGAAGATGCACCCTTGGTTCTCTTGGCTGAGATGGGTCAACCCCATTCAATACGGATTCGAAGGTCTCCTTACCAACGAGTTCTACAATCTTGAGATTGATTGTGTACCTCCTTTCATCGCACCGCAGGTCCCAAATGCGCAAGAGCAGTACCAGTCCTGTGCTATACAAGGGAACCGACCCGGATCTCTCACAGTCGCCGGCTCGGACTACATTGCGGCCGCCTATGGGTATTCCAGGACGCACTTGTGGCGTAACTTTGGGCTCATCTGCGCCTTCTTTCTATTCTTCGTTGCGCTCACGGCGTTCGGCATGGAGATTCAAAAGCCAAACAAAGGTGGCGGGGCTGTGACCATCTACAAGCGCGGTCAGGTTCCAAAGACAATCGAAAAAGAAATGGAGACGAAGACTTTGCCCAAGGATGAAGAGTCTGGAAACAAAGAGGCTGTTACCGAGAAGCACTCATCCAGCGACAATGACGAGTCCGACAAGACAGTCGAGGGCGTCGCGAAGAACGAGACCATTTTTACATTCCAAGACATCACCTACACCATCCCATACGAGAAAGGAGAGCGAACTTTGTTGAGCGGCGTGCAGGGATTTGTGAAGCCAGGCAAACTTACCGCTCTGATGGGCGCTTCTGGTGCCGGTAAGACAACATTGTTGAACACTCTCGCGCAGCGTATCAACTTTGGTGTCGTCCGTGGAGATTTCCTCGTGGATGGAAAGCCACTGCCGCATTCCTTCCAACGCTCGACTGGTTTTGCAGAGCAAATGGACGTTCACGAGTCGACGGCTACAGTACGGGAAGCATTACAGTTCTCAGCACGACTGAGGCAGCCAAAGGAGGTGCCAATCGAAGAAAAGTACGAATATGTCGAGAAGATTATTGATCTGCTCGAGATGCGCGATATCGCTGGAGCTGCGATTGGTACTACTGGAAACGGCTTGAACCAAGAACAGCGGAAACGTTTGACTattggtgttgagcttgctAGCAAACCCGAACTACTCATGTTCTTGGATGAGCCTACATCCGGTCTCGACTCTGGTGCTGCTTTCAATATCGTTCGATTTTTGCACAAA CTCGCGGACGCTGGACAAGCTATCCTCTGTACTATTCATCAGCCGAGCGCTGTGCTTTTCGAGCACTTTGACCAACTTCTGCTCCTCAAGTCTGGGGGTCGTACAGTCTATTTTGGCGACTTGGGTCACGATTCTCAGAAGCTCATCGGATACCTCCAAGACAACGGCGCAGAAAAGTGTCCACCAAACACGAACCCTGCTGAGTACATGCTTGAAGTCATTGGCGCCGGCAATCCCGATTACAAGGGTAAAGACTGGGCTGATGTCTGGGAAAAGTCTTCTGAAAATGGAAAGCTGACCCAGGAGATCCAAGAGATCATCACCAACAGGCGCAACGCAGCGAAGAATGAAGAGGCCCGGGATGATCGAGAATACGCGATGCCTTACCCCCAACAATGGCTCACTGTTGTCAAGCGTAGCTTCGTAGCCATCTGGCGAGATCCTCCCTACGTCCAAGGTATGGTCATGTTGCATATCATCACTGGTCTCTTCAATGGATTTACCTTTTGGAACCTCGGACAAAGTCAGATCGACATGCAGTCAAGGCTCTTCTCTGTCTTCATGACTCTCACTATTGCACCTCCGCTGATTCAGCAACTGCAACCACGTTTCATCAGCGTCCGTGGGATCTATGAGTCGCGAGAAGGCAGCGCCAAGATCTACGCGTGGACGGCTATGGTCTGGGGGACCATCCTCAGCGAGCTGCCATATCGAATCGTGTCAGGAACCATCTACTGGTGCTGTTGGTATTTCCCACCGGGCTTCCCTCGTGACACGTACACTGTGGCGAGCGTGTGGCTCTTTGTGATGCTCTTTGAGATATTTTATCTAGGCTTTGGGCAAGCCATTGCTTCCTTCGCTCCCAATGAGCTCCTCGCATCGCTGCTTGTACCGCTATTCTTCACCTTTATCGTATCCTTCTGCGGTGTCGTAGTGCCGTATGCAAGTCTGCCAAGTTTCTGGCAGAGCTGGATGTACTGGTTGACGCCGTTCAAGTACCTGCTTGAAGGGTTCCTTGCTCTGCTTGTGGAAGGACAAGTCATTAGGTGCGACAGCCGGGAATTGGCGATATTCCCACCTCCGCCGGGCCAAAGTTGCCAAACATACGCTGGTCAGTTTGCACGGCAATCCGGAGGCTACGTGGAAACGCAGCCGGACGGCAACTGTGGGTTCTGTCAGTATGCGACGGGCGAAGCGTTTGCTGCATCGTTCAACGTCTTTCCGCGGTACATTTGGCGCGACTTTG GCATTATGTGGGCATACATATTCTTCAACTTTGCAGTCGTATTCGTATGCACATGGCTTTACTTGGGCGGGTTGCGGCAGATGAAAACATTTTTCAGTCCGGCAGCTCGAAAACAAAAGAAGGAGATGAAGAGTAAACAGGGCGGCGATGCAGCGTAG
- a CDS encoding HET domain containing protein, whose product MYSQLNVLRREIRLLHLHLGLWDDGINAYLETVSFDDYPNYKALSYVWGDASQILSITVDGEAPSLTLSLYTALRRLRTPESKLVLWADAVCINQSDPDERSQQVRFMGEIYSRAEEVVICLGYSGQWGALKEQLQTYQWTENNTDMELVNAYFEESHSTETEEDEEDEDTEDVLGLFVYLKLRSIGKHLHEILFFSVDKGKLNARNNWQSTLRAMSTLASNPWWTRTWVVQETVLARKATVAYHNMTAPWSMLANASSESIVHHSSCCQDLLNTRHPREERILTNLQRLVYDDVELLRSTRAQGRSLSLKQLMSLTALRDATDVRDKIYGLLGLVTDWRGIPALIPDYNLPPKEVFAQAIFHHIQRTLSLQILMGTTPSGIPDLPSWVTARGRSRHLNLAEGARATRSSLFSAAGSTVANVARTGKILRADSFEPIHRVS is encoded by the coding sequence ATGTACTCCCAGCTCAACGTCCTACGTCGAGAGATCCGACTTCTTCATCTACACCTTGGTCTCTGGGACGACGGCATTAACGCCTACCTGGAAACTGTATCATTTGACGACTATCCCAACTATAAAGCTCTCTCATATGTTTGGGGCGATGCCAGTCAGATATTGTCGATTACCGTTGATGGTGAAGCACCCTCTTTGACACTGAGTCTGTATACCGCATTACGAAGATTGCGTACTCCAGAAAGCAAACTCGTACTATGGGCCGACGCTGTGTGTATCAACCAGTCAGACCCTGATGAAAGGTCTCAGCAAGTGAGATTCATGGGGGAAATCTACAGTCGTGCCGAAGAAGTCGTAATATGCCTAGGCTACAGCGGTCAATGGGGTGCTCTCAAGGAGCAGCTTCAGACGTACCAATGGACAGAAAATAACACTGATATGGAACTGGTCAATGCGTATTTCGAGGAAAGTCATTCTACAGAGACGGAAGAGGACGAAGAGGACGAAGATACAGAAGATGTTTTAGGACTTTTTGTATACCTCAAGTTGCGTTCCATAGGAAAGCATCTCCACGAGATACTATTCTTCAGCGTTGATAAAGGCAAATTGAACGCCCGAAATAATTGGCAGTCGACTCTTCGTGCGATGAGTACTTTGGCATCCAACCCTTGGTGGACACGGACGTGGGTTGTACAAGAGACCGTGCTCGCTCGCAAAGCCACTGTTGCATACCATAACATGACAGCCCCATGGAGTATGCTCGCAAATGCAAGTAGTGAGTCAATAGTTCACCACAGCTCGTGTTGCCAGGACTTACTCAACACCCGACATCCAAGAGAAGAACGGATCCTCACTAATCTACAAAGACTCGTGTATGACGATGTGGAGTTGCTGCGATCTACTCGGGCACAAGGCCGAAGTCTCTCCTTGAAACAACTCATGAGTCTTACCGCACTACGAGATGCGACCGATGTCCGTGACAAAATATATGGTCTTCTTGGACTGGTCACAGATTGGCGCGGGATACCCGCATTAATCCCTGATTACAATCTTCCTCCGAAAGAAGTCTTTGCACAAGCCATCTTCCACCATATCCAGAGGACACTTTCACTGCAGATTCTGATGGGCACAACCCCGTCTGGGATACCCGATTTACCTTCCTGGGTGACTGCCCGAGGACGATCCCGACATCTCAATCTGGCAGAGGGTGCTAGAGCTACACGATCCTCATTGTTCTCTGCGGCAGGAAGTACCGTGGCGAACGTCGCGAGAACAGGCAAAATCCTGAGAGCGGATAGTTTTGAGCCGATTCACAGAGTCTCTTAG
- a CDS encoding RhaT, Permease drug-metabolite transporter (DMT) superfamily: MVVRSASGTLGGIPMKHLSLVTLTFQNSALILIMHYSRIMPQTGGQRYHTSTSVFLNEVIKLAISLTMALFEMSKTLPSNTTVATLFHTMTTAIFTNESWKLAIPAVLYTIQNTLQYLAVSNLDAATFQVTYQLKILTTAIFSVLMLGRTLSARKWLSLLLLIVGVSIIQVPQAISDPLPQGAVSEPWIKALEPLNDLGNNVAARMVKRSGSYEGIHEDRAAQVPHMNRNVGLMAVLVACALSGLAGVSFEKILKDSSGSKTTTLWVRNCQLSFWSLFPSLFLGVIWKDGEIISKTGFFVGYNWVVWLAIGFQAAGGVIVALVINYADNIAKNFATSISILISCIASVYFFDFKVTRSFFLGTCVVLFATYLYTKPERGSQTSTARIADFEKTTVDRSYDDQLLDSRPKSPTRFHRTSASTSESPSIERHSHKRDA; encoded by the exons ATGGTTGTGAGGTCTGCTTCCGGGACACTGGGCGGGATCCCAATGAAGCATCTTTCTCTGGTAACG CTTACGTTTCAAAACTCGGCCCTTATCCTG ATTATGCATTATTCGAGGATAATGCCTCAGACTGGCGGCCAAAGATATCACACAAGCACGAGCGTGTTTCTGAACGAAGTTATAAAATTGGCAATAAGCTTGACCATG GCACTATTCGAGATGTCTAAAACCCTACCTTCGAATACCACCGTTGCGACCTTGTTCCATACTATGACGACTGCCATTTTTACAAACGAAAGCTGGAAGCTAGCGATACCGGCTGTCCTATACACGATTCAGAACACCCTTCAATACCTCGCAGTCAGCAACCTCGATGCGGCGACTTTTCAGGTCACATATCAGCTCAAAATCCTGACGACTGCCATATTTAGTGTGTTGATGCTCGGAAGGACACTGTCAGCGCGTAAATGGCTTTCATTGCTGCTGCTCATCGTCGGTGTATCCATCATACAAGTACCGCAAGCCATTTCCGATCCCCTACCACAGGGTGCGGTTTCAGAGCCTTGGATAAAGGCATTAGAGCCATTAAACGACCTTGGTAACAACGTTGCTGCGCGGATGGTAAAGCGGTCAGGGTCATATGAAGGCATACATGAGGATCGCGCCGCGCAGGTGCCCCACATGAACCGTAATGTTGGTCTCATGGCTGTTCTGGTTGCATGCGCGCTATCAGGCTTGGCTGGTGTAAGCTTTGAAAAGATCTTGAAGGACTCCAGCGGTTCCAAAACTACAACGCTGTGGGTGCGCAACTGTCAGCTTTCCTTCTGGTCGCTCTTTCCATCGCTATTCCTTGGCGTAATATGGAAGGACGGCGAGATCATCTCCAAGACGGGCTTCTTCGTTGGGTACAACTGGGTTGTGTGGTTAGCCATTGGCTTCCAAGCTGCAGGCGGAGTCATTGTTGCACTGGTTATAAACTATGCGGATAATATTGCGAAGAATTTCGCAACTTCCATCTCAATCCTCATCAGTTGCATTGCTAGTGTATACTTCTTTGACTTCAAGGTGACGAGATCG TTCTTCTTAGGTACCTGCgttgtactgtttgcaacTTATCTCTACACTAAGCCTGAGAGAGGCTCGCAAACTTCGACGGCTCGGATTGCCGACTTTGAGAAGACGACTGTAGATCGCTCCTACGATGATCAACTGCTAGATAGTAGACCGAAGAGCCCCACACGGTTCCATAGAACGTCCGCATCTACATCGGAATCCCCGTCGATAGAACGGCATTCCCATAAACGCGACGCCTGA
- a CDS encoding Superfamily II helicase — protein sequence MVDQHHLPDASRRASRYDILQPQFKQPARPVAQRDRYRATQYCNPIYDVVENDNASDKGLQLDSFDERLLQEPYPDRQQQAMQGRARLSLAPAQSTFFNHAAPTQSQTSYSARENDMYHDPVEYRPAEQAMRTQLGRFAYNPTQTQHSSSDVLVAPSSSPAFKASQRHVEKQQEQHMRSYQQVTPFKPLRDDPQSQIPSINQMEDTTHPYGQQTRSRPERNSTSLTNLPMCQDIRLLPVITLPDRLRTVFPYPTFNAVQSKCFERMFQTDDNFVLASPTGSGKTVILELAICRAIATNATNQYKVVYQAPTKALCAERQRDWEAKFTKLGLKCAELTGDTDVSDLQSVQSANIIITTPEKWDSMTRKWKDHEKLMRLIKVFLIDEVHILREDRGATLEAVVSRMKSIGTNVRFVALSATVPNFQDIAAWLGKNSLEPDIPAANESFSEEFRPVKLKKHVCGYAYTGINDFGFEKVLDGKLPEVIATYSERKPIMVFCATRASTINTATLIANWWASKAGQGRFWNRPSKTLPLHNKELRDTVASGVAFHHAGLDLDDRMQVERGFIAGEINVICCTSTLAVGVNLPCHLVIIKNTMVWGGGRLQEYSDLEMMQMLGRAGRPQFDDTAVAVIMTRQTKARRYDMLVTGQQLIESKLHLNLVDHLNAEIGLGTIQDPLSARKWLRGTFLFVRLQKNPGYYKLEGARSGQSIEEQVDDICSRDITLLQEINLVSGQEDFKCTEFGHAMARYYVHYETMKIFMGLHSRCSLSEILSAIAQATEYSSIRFRQGEKALYKLLNKSPSIRWPIPVNLDLPAQKVSLIVQSVLGSADISFDGEMSKHKAQYTMEVMVVFKTLGSLIRCIIDCQIALGDSVSIHNALMLERSIGARAWDDSPLQMKQVHTIGVVAVRKLVNAGIKCIEDLEDCEAHRIEALLGKNPPYGLKVLENVRTFPKLRVSLHARPSTTAPTPRGVKIEIRADIGFINEQPPQRFNSKLIYVCLLLETSDGRKIHFARIR from the exons ATGGTAGACCAGCATCATCTCCCGGACGCTTCGCGTCGTGCGTCGCGCTACGATATCCTTCAGCCCCAGTTCAAGCAGCCGGCAAGGCCGGTCGCCCAACGAGACCGATATCGTGCAACCCAGTACTGTAACCCCATATACGATGTAGTTGAAAATGACAATGCATCCGATAAAGGTCTGCAGCTCGACTCTTTCG ATGAGAGATTACTACAAGAACCGTATCCCGATCGCCAGCAGCAAGCCATGCAAGGCCGAGCGAGGTTGTCCCTTGCCCCAGCTCAGTCCACATTTTTCAACCATGCGGCACCTACTCAGTCACAAACCTCATACTCTGCTCGTGAGAACGACATGTACCATGATCCTG TCGAGTACCGGCCTGCTGAGCAAGCTATGCGTACTCAATTGG GCCGCTTTGCCTACAATCCCACGCAGACCCAGCATTCAAGCTCCGACGTGCTAGTTGCCCCATCATCTAGTCCTGCTTTCAAAGCTAGCCAACGCCATGTTGAAAAACAACAAGAACAGCACATGCGTTCTTATCAGCAGGTCACACCTTTCAAGCCCCTACGAGATGACCCTCAGTCACAAATACCTTCTATAAATCAGATGGAAGATACTACCCACCCATATGGCCAACAGACACGTTCAAGGCCAGAGCGCAATTCAACAAGCCTGACTAATCTTCCCATGTGTCAAGATATCCGTTTACTCCCCGTCATAACTCTACCCGATCGGCTGCGAACAGTTTTCCCTTATCCAACGTTCAATGCCGTCCAGTCAAAATGCTTCGAGAGGATGTTCCAAACTGACGACAACTTTGTGCTTGCTTCTCCCACTGGAAGTGGCAAGACCGTCATCTTGGAGCTTGCTATATGTCGGGCAATCGCTACGAATGCGACCAATCAATACAAGGTGGTCTACCAAGCGCCGACTAAGGCTCTGTGTGCTGAGCGACAGCGCGATTGGGAAGCCAAGTTTACAAAGCTCGGTCTTAAATGTGCCGAGCTTACTGGTGATACAGACGTTTCCGACCTCCAAAGCGTGCAGAGCGCcaacatcatcatcaccacaCCCGAAAAGTGGGATAGCATGACTAGGAAATGGAAAGATCACGAGAAGCTGATGAGGCTCATCAAGGTGTTTCTCATTGACGAAGTCCACATACTGAGGGAGGACCGCGGCGCTACGCTTGAGGCGGTTGTATCACGAATGAAGTCCATTGGCACGAATGTCCGCTTTGTAGCCTTATCTGCGACTGTGCCCAATTTCCAGGATATCGCAGCCTGGCTGGGTAAAAATTCGTTGGAGCCTGATATACCGGCCGCGAATGAGAGTTTCAGTGAGGAGTTTCGGCCAGTAAAACTGAAGAAGCACGTTTGTGGATATGCTTATACTGGTATCAACGACTTTGGTTTTGAAAAAGTTCTTGATGGCAAACTTCCCGAAGTCATTGCTACTTATTCCGAGCGGAAGCCTATTATGGTCTTTTGTGCGACCAGAGCTTCCACAATCAACACAGCCACGCTGATTGCGAACTGGTGGGCCTCAAAAGCCGGCCAAGGCCGATTCTGGAACCGCCCCTCCAAGACACTGCCGCTACACAACAAGGAACTTCGGGACACTGTCGCTTCCGGTGTCGCATTTCATCACGCTGGACTTGACCTGGATGACCGAATGCAAGTTGAGAGGGGTTTCATTGCGGGTGAGATCAACGTCATTTGCTGCACCTCTACCCTTGCGGTTGGGGTAAACTTACCCTGTCACCTCGTCATCATCAAGAACACGATGGTTTggggaggaggaagactCCAAGAATACTCTGATCTAGAGATGATGCAGATGCTTGGCCGCGCAGGCCGACCTCAATTCGATGACACAGCCGTGGCAGTGATCATGACCCGCCAAACGAAAGCTCGCCGTTATGACATGTTAGTCACTGGCCAGCAACTCATAGAGAGTAAGCTTCATCTCAACTTGGTAGATCACTTGAATGCCGAGATCGGTCTGGGAACGATTCAAGACCCATTGTCGGCGAGAAAATGGCTTAGAGGAACATTCCTTTTCGTTCGACTCCAGAAAAATCCCGGATATTACAAGCTGGAAGGCGCTAGAAGTGGACAGAGTATTGAGGAGCAGGTGGACGACATTTGTTCCCGTGACATCACGCTTCTACAGGAGATCAATCTCGTTTCTGGCCAGGAGGACTTCAAATGTACGGAATTTGGCCATGCTATGGCACGATACTACGTTCATTACGAGACCATGAAAATATTCATGGGACTTCATTCTAGATGTTCTCTTTCTGAGATT CTCTCAGCCATTGCCCAAGCCACCGAATACTCCAGTATACGATTTCGTCAAGGCGAAAAAGCCCTGTACAAACTCCTCAACAAGTCTCCTTCCATTCGCTGGCCTATTCCTGTCAATCTGGATTTGCCAGCCCAAAAAGTGTCGTTGATCGTGCAATCTGTTCTCGGCTCCGCTGATATCTCTTTCGACGGCGAGATGAGCAAACACAAGGCACAGTATACGATGGAAGTGATGGTGGTCTTTAAAACTCTCGGAAGTCTCATCCGTTGCATCATCGACTGCCAGATTGCCCTCGGAGACTCTGTAAGCATCCACAATGCTCTAATGCTTGAGCGCAGCATAGGGGCAAGAGCTTGGGACGACAGCCCACTACAAATGAAGCAGGTACATACCATTGGCGTGGTAGCAGTCAGGAAGCTTGTCAACGCTGGTATAAAATGCATAGAGGATCTCGAAGATTGCGAAGCTCATCGTATTGAAGCTCTTCTTGGCAAAAATCCGCCCTATGGTCTCAAGGTGCTTGAGAACGTCCGCACGTTTCCAAAGCTCCGCGTTTCCCTCCATGCGCGACCATCAACT ACGGCCCCGACTCCCAGGGGAGTCAAAATTGAGATTCGAGCGGACATTGGCTTCATCAACGAGCAACCACCCCAACGCTTCAACTCCAAGCTTATATACGTTTGTCTGTTACTAGAGACTTCCGATGGCCGCAAGATACACTTCGCTCGAATCAGGTAA